A window from Candidatus Gracilibacteria bacterium encodes these proteins:
- a CDS encoding phosphopantothenoylcysteine decarboxylase translates to MRKPLNFVISSGGTAVPVDDVRILTNRSKGTTGAAIAEVALLRGHKVDYVHAENARLPFGRELMADPEVDIETELQRIRSAIENYRAISDRLTLSPVTDFDHYQRSLLERVARPDMDIAILAMAASDYGPQKVDGKIASDGNGLDLHLVALAKIISQVKTTREGIFLVGFKLLTEESSVVQLLAKATRSMERDRQDLAVANIVGVNFKPKQTFLLQPGQEVIEVSERRDLPDILLDQIERRVMQDA, encoded by the coding sequence ATGAGAAAACCACTAAATTTTGTTATTTCGAGTGGCGGCACTGCGGTACCCGTTGATGACGTCAGAATTCTAACCAATCGTTCCAAAGGAACTACGGGTGCAGCTATCGCGGAAGTAGCTCTTTTAAGGGGGCATAAAGTTGATTATGTCCATGCAGAAAATGCAAGGCTTCCATTTGGAAGAGAATTGATGGCAGACCCAGAAGTTGATATTGAAACTGAATTGCAAAGAATACGATCTGCAATTGAAAACTACCGTGCCATTTCTGACCGGTTAACCCTGAGTCCTGTTACAGATTTTGATCATTATCAGAGGAGTCTGTTGGAGCGCGTTGCTCGCCCAGATATGGACATCGCCATTCTAGCGATGGCTGCTTCTGACTACGGACCCCAAAAAGTAGATGGGAAAATTGCCTCAGATGGAAATGGATTAGATTTACACTTAGTTGCCCTTGCTAAAATTATTTCCCAAGTAAAAACCACTCGTGAAGGAATTTTTCTGGTAGGATTTAAGCTTCTTACAGAAGAGTCAAGCGTGGTGCAGCTCCTAGCAAAAGCGACTAGATCAATGGAACGGGACAGGCAAGACTTGGCTGTAGCAAATATAGTTGGTGTTAACTTCAAGCCGAAACAAACTTTTCTACTCCAGCCTGGACAAGAGGTGATAGAAGTGAGTGAACGAAGAGATTTGCCAGATATACTCTTAGATCAAATAGAGAGGAGGGTAATGCAAGATGCATAG
- a CDS encoding NUDIX hydrolase, translating into MAIETKENILWAHAEEIEDPLTEWKRVRELWVAMCESGAKPELIEVAIGIIQNPLGEKLLLKRPSFDRSYPNEWCFPGGRREFLRIAGNIVGKEPLDVTVRRETFEETALNTVVARKIAVRRAVQVKRGRLYVVHGYLLDVEGDPNAIQLSNEHTEYRYFPRESAPEGMGRVTRDMFSWEPSELIK; encoded by the coding sequence ATGGCCATTGAGACCAAGGAAAACATATTGTGGGCACATGCAGAGGAAATTGAAGACCCTTTAACAGAATGGAAAAGGGTAAGAGAACTGTGGGTGGCCATGTGTGAAAGTGGAGCCAAGCCGGAGCTTATTGAAGTTGCAATAGGCATTATTCAGAATCCATTAGGGGAAAAGTTGCTTTTGAAAAGACCTAGCTTTGATAGATCATACCCAAACGAATGGTGTTTCCCAGGCGGGAGACGTGAGTTTCTGAGAATAGCTGGGAATATCGTTGGGAAAGAGCCATTAGATGTAACGGTGAGGAGAGAAACCTTTGAAGAAACCGCTCTCAACACGGTAGTAGCAAGGAAAATTGCCGTTAGGCGGGCGGTACAGGTTAAGAGGGGTCGACTTTATGTCGTTCATGGCTATCTGCTTGACGTAGAGGGTGATCCAAATGCGATCCAACTATCTAATGAGCATACAGAGTATAGATATTTTCCACGAGAGTCGGCTCCAGAAGGAATGGGTAGAGTAACTAGAGATATGTTTAGCTGGGAGCCCAGCGAATTAATTAAATAA